In one Bombyx mori chromosome 4, ASM3026992v2 genomic region, the following are encoded:
- the LOC101739883 gene encoding myosin-VIIa isoform X1: MTDRIRLSDLVWIKPQGRSEFDIPVAVKILNSSGDRIQVQDDDGKVFSTTVHDVIKPLHATSICGVEDMITLGELQEYTILRNLHLRYNEQLIYTYTGSMLIAINPYEILPIYTMDQIHFYQNSQIGDIPPHIFAIGDNSYRKLIETSSNQCIVISGESGAGKTESTKLLLQYLAAASGKHSWIEQQIQETNPILEAFGNAKTVKNDNSSRFGKYVNIYFNRKGILEGGNIDQYLLEKSRIVFQNKGERNYHIFYSLVSGLSADEKKRLDLSRPNDFTYLNSGNMLTCDGRNDGLEFSDIRSAFKVLNFPENDVWSIFSLLAAILHLGNLKFKSFNVNNIESSEVVDAVNANRIATLLGVNKTDLCEALTRKTFVAHGEKVVSTLTVASAIESRDALVKAIYGHIFEYIVDTINKTLHKDQQLTSGSVGILDIFGFENFDSNSFEQLCINYANENLQQFFVKHIFKLEQEQYEKEGITWTNINYVDNQENLNMIGMRPMNLLALIDEESRFPKGTDITLLSKLNSNHSNKNCYIAAKSSREHRFGVRHFAGAVFYEVAGFLDKNRDLLTTDVKEIMFDSNNQFLKGLFASEFTETRNSSRKTISLSNQFKASLDTLMKNLYACHPFFVRCIKPNELKKPRVCVFISINLLNSDKLLKLIFVLCLQVFDKALCVRQLRYAGLMETAKIRQAGYPIRYTYVSFVHRYRFLIPGIPPAERTDCKSATKKICTEVLKDQEFRLGHTKVFLKDTHDYLLEELRHTIFTTAVIRVQANARRFICRRRFLKMRAAAITIQKHYRARGLRHRFLVMRRGYSRIQAVIKSRELRRTFLHLRSFFRNLQAHCRGYLIRKLVKEKGTLIKAKLLQLKSEKEKLEKSGKDEQFIADDHEKKFTELLRSIWIVKEIAVDDNEQNISAIDDRYVDDVFGFLKDSSTPGGTVRGAGFGVTSTAKPEMSSIIPMPQEYEEEQFDEFNFRKFAATYFSGNTSHQYSRKPLRHSLLELPSPMDKVASQALWITILRFMGDLAEPKYVDDKIDNIPVMTKLTDTIGRAFQKSKEFEEMLIKDGNQNKSRLVSKTLKRQSKLNEVFIKNLLNDETTNEMYSHWLNSRRSTNLEKLHFIIGHGIIRKELRDEIFCQLCKQLTNNPSKTSHARGWILLSLCVGCFPPSERFVKYLRSFIRGGPPGYAPYCEGRLVRTFKNGPRTQPPSWLELQATKTKKPILLTVTLMDESIKTVQSDSASTSEEICQQIADNIGLTDTFGFSLYITLYDKVLSLGSEGEHICDAISQCEQFAKEHGTPEKSAPWRLFYRKEVFTPWHNPAIDPIATNLIYNQVAKGVKFGEYRCNSENDLAMLAAQQHYIEYGSRLDPNVLRKVIVNYIPNQFIQSNDAALTKWEHFVTKAFDSCPNIKSKIDPLRCKEDIVIFAKLKWPMLFSRFFEALKLKGDAISKDIIIVAVNWTGIYIVDQLEHILLEIAYSEVTYVAYDDDTDLENIGKVTIRTIQQEEFVFQSVDAGEMSSLIIYIIDGLKRRSAYVVAQSDSQGYADASSFLQFKKGDLITLLHDSTGETLMNATWGHGACNGQEGLFPTEQVYILPTLEKPSNSVLEVFKKGTVNNDKKPYQYNTVQRKRMHTLEKYAKEYFRENYDVNTTVSRQSTLTTAKKPIAGDLWVHSREPIRKPLLKKIQDDEKLSKNAIAAYYAILKYMGDMPAPKPKSATEYTDEIFKNAISEPALRDEIYCHIMKQLTNNRIQLSEERGWELLWLATGVFACSQVLMKELVEFLKTRPHPIAKDCLKRLFKTQKYGSRMYAPYVVEVEAIQHRSMQIYHKVYFPDDTDEAFEVDSSTKARDLCEQITGRLNLKNSDGFSLFVKIADKVFSVPENYYFFDFVHELVEWMKQTRPVRGGSTQMQMNYQIFFMKKLWINTVPGRDKNADQIFYFPQELPKYLRGYHKTSKQDLVELAALVYRARFGSDQSLLAQISHLLEDFVPSDMIRIQSNSQWKSSIVTAYLQHGNMTESEAKEQFLKKIYQLPTFGTAFFEVKQTSDPAYPEMVIVGINKNGVSLVHPQSRDVLITHPFSQLSNWSSGNTFFHMTMGNFLRGTKILCETSLGYKMDDLISSYIAVLRASLNQNSRG, encoded by the exons ATGACTGACCGAATTCGGCTTTCG GACCTGGTTTGGATAAAGCCACAAGGAAGGTCAGAATTTGACATTCCCGTGGCGGTCAAAATCTTAAACAGTTCCGGCGACAGGATCCAGGTTCAGGATGATGATGGCAAAGTGTTCTCGACCACGGTGCATGACGTCATCAAACCTCTTCATGCGACGTCAATTTGTGGAGTGGAAGACATGATAACTCTTGGCGAACTCCAGGAATATACGATACTCCGAAATCTACATTTAAGATATAATGAGCAATTGATTTAT ACATATACGGGTTCCATGTTAATAGCTATTAATCCATATGAAATTCTACCAATTTATACCATGGATCAGATACACTTCTATCAAAACAGTCAAATTGGAGATATACCACCACACATTTTTGCCATAGGAGACAATTCTTACAGGAAATTGATCGAGACTTCTTCCAACCAGTGCATAGTTATCAG TGGAGAAAGTGGAGCTGGAAAAACTGAAAGCACTAAGCTATTGTTACAATACTTAGCAGCAGCTAGCGGAAAACACTCTTGGATTGAACAACAAATTCAAGAAACCAATCCTATCCTTGAAGCTTTTGGTAATGCTAAAACAGTTAAAAACGACAATTCATCGAGATTTGGGAAATAtgtgaacatttattttaacagaAAAGGTATCCTTGAAGGCGGGAATATTGAtcaatatttattagaaaagtCACGTATAGTATTTCAGAATAAAGGGGAAAGGAACTATCATATATTTTATTCCCTCGTCAGTGGGCTTTCGGctgatgaaaaaaaaaggttagattTGAGTCGTCCTAAtgattttacatatttaaattctGGGAATATGTTGACCTGTGATGGCAGAAACGATGGCTTGGAATTTTCAGATATACGTTCAGCCTTTAAAGTACTCAATTTTCCTGAAAACGATGTGTGGTCAATTTTTAGTTTACTCGCCGCGATCTTACATTtaggaaatttaaaatttaaatcatttaacgttaataatatcGAGTCTTCAGAAGTAGTAGATGCTGTGAACGCAAATAGAATAGCTACGCTTTTGGGCGTAAACAAAACTGATTTATGTGAGGCATTGACCAGGAAAACTTTTGTTGCTCACGGAGAAAAAGTTGTTTCTACATTAACAGTGGCTTCTGCCATCGAAAGTAGAGACGCACTTGTAAAAGCCATTTACGGGCATATATTCGAGTATATCGTGGATACTATTAATAAAACACTGCACAAAGACCAACAATTGACAAGTGGATCGGTTGGAATTTTGGATATTTTTGGTTTTGAAAACTTTGATTCTAACAGTTTTGAACAACTGTGCATCAATTACGCAAATGAAAACTTACAACAATTCTTTGTCAAGCATATTTTCAAACTTGAACAAGAACAGTACGAAAAAGAAGGTATTACATGGACAAATATCAACTACGTTGATAATCAAGAAAATCTGAACATGATCGGAATGAGACCAATGAATTTATTAGCGCTCATAGATGAAGAGTCACGGTTTCCTAAGGGGACAGATATCAcactattatcaaaattaaatagtaatcaCAGTAATAAGAATTGTTATATAGCTGCAAAATCTTCCCGTGAACATAGATTTGGCGTTAGGCACTTTGCTGGAGCCGTGTTTTATGAGGTTGCAG GTTTTTTGGACAAAAACAGAGATTTGCTTACAACAGACGTAAAGGAAATTATGTTTGATTCGAATAATCAATTCCTTAAAGGATTATTCGCATCAGAATTCACTGAAACGCGCAATAGTAGTCGAAAAACGATTTCTCTGAGTAATCAATTCAAAGCTTCACTTGATACtcttatgaaaaatttatacgCATGTCATCCATTTTTCGTTAGGTGTATAAAACCAAATGAACTGAAAAAACCAAGGGTAtgtgtatttatttctattaatcTACTAAATTCAGACAAACTTTTAAAGCTTATATTTGTATTGTGTTTACAGGTTTTTGATAAAGCGCTCTGTGTGAGACAGCTAAGGTATGCAGGTTTAATGGAAACTGCAAAAATTAGACAGGCTGGTTACCCAATACGATATACCTACGTCTCATTTGTTCATCGTTACCGATTTTTAATACCTGGAATACCGCCCGCGGAAAGAACAGATTGTAAAAGTGCTACAAAAAAGATTTGTACTGAAGTTTTAAAAGATCAAGAATTCCGACTTGGACACACTAAAGTGTTTTTGAAAGATACACATGATTACTTACTTGAAGAATTGCGGCACACTATATTTACAACAGCTGTCATTAGAGTCCAAGCGAACGCAAGACGGTTTATTTGCAGAAGGAGATTCTTGAAGATGAGGGCTGCCGCTATAACAATTCAGAAACATTATCGTGCCCGTGGTTTACGCCATAGATTCCTTGTAATGCGAAGAGGGTACTCTCGTATTCAAGCCGTTATTAAATCAAGGGAATTGAGACGCACATTCTTACACTTGAGAAGCTTCTTCAGAAACTTACAGGCGCATTGTAGAGGCTACCTCATTAGAAAGTTAGTAAAAGAAAAAGGAACCTTAATAAAAGCTAAATTGTTACAACTTAAATccgaaaaagaaaaattagaaaaatctgGAAAGGACGAACAATTTATCGCAGATGATCACGAAAAGAAGTTTACTGAACTGTTAAGGTCCATTTGGATAGTAAAAGAAATTGCTGTCGATGATAACGAACAGAACATCTCAGCTATTGATGATAGATACGTAGATGATGTTTTCGGTTTTCTTAAAGATAGTTCAACACCTGGTGGAACTGTGCGTGGAGCCGGATTTGGTGTT ACTTCGACAGCTAAGCCAGAAATGTCGTCAATAATTCCAATGCCACAAGAATACGAAGAAGAACAGTTTGATGAATTCAACTTCAGGAAATTTGCGGCGACATATTTCTCTGGGAATACAAGTCACCAATATTCCCGCAAACCTTTGAGACACTCACTATTAGAGCTACCGTCACCAATGGATAAAGTTGCGTCTCAAGCACTGTGGATAACGATACTAAGATTTATGGGTGATTTGGCTGAACCTAAATATGTTGACGATAAAATTGATAATATTCCTGTTATGACTAAGTTAACTGACACTATTGGCCGAGCTTTTCAGAAGAGCAAAGAATTTGAg GAAATGCTAATCAAAGATGGAAATCAAAATAAAAGTCGATTGGTTTCCAAAACCTTGAAGAGGCAATCTAAATTAAATGAAGTATTCatcaaaaacttattaaatgACGAAACAACCAATGAAATGTACAGTCATTGGTTGAATTCGCGACGCAGTACGAACTTAGAAAAACTTCATTTCATTATAGGTCATGGAATTATCAGAAAAGAGCTAAG AGATGAAATATTTTGTCAGCTCTGTAAACAATTAACGAACAATCCATCAAAAACATCACATGCTCGTGGTTGGATACTTTTGTCCCTATGCGTTGGTTGTTTCCCACCCTCGGAGAGATTTGTGAAATACCTACGCTCTTTCATTCGCGGAGGACCACCGGGCTATGCACCATATTGTGAAGGTAGACTGGTAAGGACATTCAAGAACGGTCCTAGAACCCAACCACCTAGTTGGCTAGAATTACAGGCAACTAAAACTAAGAAACCGATTTTACTGACCGTCACTCTGATGGACGAGTCAATTAAAACTGTGCAATCGGATTCAGCATCTACGTCGGAAGAAATATGTCAACAGATAGCAGACAATATTggtttaacggacacttttggTTTTTCACTGTACATAACTTTGTATGATAAAGTGCTTTCATTGGGTAGCGAAGGAGAACACATCTGCGATGCGATATCGCAATGTGAGCAGTTTGCCAAAGAACATGGCACTCCTGAAAAGAGCGCACCATGGAGATTGTTCTATAGAAAAGAAGTTTTTACACCTTGGCACAATCCCGCCATTGATCCTATAgcgactaatttaatttataatcaagTAGCTAAAGGTGTGAAGTTCGGAGAATATAGGTGTAATTCAGAAAATGACTTGGCGATGTTAGCTGCTCAACAACATTACATCGAATACGGTTCTCGATTAGATCCAAATGTTTTAAGAAAAGTTATTGTTAACTATATCCCGAATCAATTTATTCAATCGAATGATGCTGCCTTAACGAAATGGGAACATTTCGTAACGAAAGCATTTGATTCATGCCCCAATATTAAATCGAAAATAGATCCTTTAAGGTGTAAAGAAGATATAGTCATTTTTGCAAAACTCAAATGGCCCATGTTATTTTCAAGATTCTTCGAAGCTCTTAAACTAAAAGGCGATGCTATCAGTAAAGACATTATTATCGTTGCTGTAAACTGGACTGGCATATATATTGTTGACCAACTAGAGCATATACTTCTTGAGATAGCATATTCTGAAGTGACTTATGTGGCCTACGATGACGATACTGACTTGGAAAACATAGGAAAGGTCACTATCAGAACAATACAACAAGAAGAATTCGTATTTCAGAGTGTTGATGCAGGAGAAATGAGTTCCTTAATCATATATATTATTGATGGTTTAAAAAGAAGATCTGCATACGTTGTGGCCCAGAGTGATTCGCAAGGTTATGCTGATGCGTCATCTTTCCTTCAATTCAAAAAGGGTGATCTTATTACACTTTTGCATGATTCTACCGGAGAGACTTTAATGAATGCCACATGGGGTCATGGAGCTTGTAATGGCCAAGAAGGTTTATTCCCTACCGAACAAGTTTACATTTTGCCAACATTAGAAAAACCTTCGAATTCTGTACTCGAAGTATTTAAAAAGGGGACAGTAAACAATGATAAGAAACCATACCAATACAATACAGTGCAACGAAAGAGGATGCACACGTTAGAGAAATACGCGAAGGAATACTTCAGGGAAAATTATGATGTCAATACAACGGTATCACGACAATCAACACTAACTACCGCTAAGAAACCTATTGCCGGAGATTTATGGGTGCACAGTAGAGAGCCAATACGTAAgccattgttaaaaaaaatacaagatgaTGAGAAACTATCTAAGAACGCAATCGCTGCTTATTACGCAATCTTGAAATACATGGGAGACATGCCAGCACCAAAACCTAAGTCGGCCACTGAATATAcagatgaaatatttaaaaatgcaaTATCGGAACCCGCATTGCGAGATGAAATATACTGTCACATAATGAAGCAATTGACCAACAATAGAATACAGTTGAGTGAAGAGAGAGGATGGGAGCTGCTTTGGTTGGCCACTGGCGTCTTCGCCTGTAGCCAAGTTTTAATGAAAGAACTAGTTGAATTCCTTAAAACACGACCTCATCCGATAGCCAAAGACTGTTTGAAACGattatttaaaacacaaaaatacGGATCAAGAATGTATGCTCCGTACGTTGTAGAGGTAGAAGCTATTCAACATAGAAGTATGCAGATATATCACAAAGTATACTTCCCAGACGATACTGATGAAGCTTTCGAGGTGGATTCATCTACAAAAGCGAGGGACTTGTGCGAGCAAATAACCGGAAGGCTAAATCTGAAGAATAGCGACGGTTTTAGTTTGTTTGTAAAAATAGCGGACAAGGTGTTTTCTGTCCCAGAAAACTATTACTTCTTCGACTTTGTTCATGAATTAGTTGAATGGATGAAACAAACGCGGCCAGTTCGAGGAG GTTCAACACAAATGCAAATGAACTACCAAATATTCTTCATGAAAAAGCTATGGATTAACACGGTTCCTGGTAGAGATAAAAATGCtgatcaaattttttattttcctcaaGAACTTCCAAAGTACTTGAGAGGATATCATAAGACTTCAAAGCAGGACCTCGTTGAACTTGCTGCATTGGTTTATAGGGCTAGATTCGGCAGTGATCAATCATTATTAGCACAAATATCCCATTTGCTTGAAGATTTTGTACCCTCTGATATGATTCGAATACAATCGAATTCTCAGTGGAAATCTTCAATAGTGACTGCGTACCTGCAACATGGAAATATGACTGAAAGCGAAGCTAAAGAACAATTCTTAAAGAAAATTTATCAGTTACCTACATTCGGCACAGCTTTCTTCGAAGTCAAGCAGACTTCAGACCCTGCTTATCCGGAAATGGTAATcgtaggaataaataaaaatggcgtTAGTCTTGTTCATCCACAAAGTCGG GATGTGTTGATCACGCACCCCTTTTCACAATTATCTAATTGGTCGTCTGGAAACACATTTTTTCACATGACAATGGGAAATTTCTTAAGAGGAACTAAGATACTGTGTGAAACTTCGCTTGGCTACAAAATGGATGATCTTATTTCATCATACATTGCTGTCCTCCGTGCTTCTTTAAATCAAAACAGTAGAGGTTAa